Proteins from one Fragaria vesca subsp. vesca linkage group LG6, FraVesHawaii_1.0, whole genome shotgun sequence genomic window:
- the LOC101300171 gene encoding uncharacterized protein LOC101300171, which translates to MATKINAELSSVKKRLNLDAEKFVEDAIDPHEVPDPKQNEETAMDLDEVTDFAPKAANYITLDLTCGENECRLAVDTVENIVAIAKVIDVGGESSNQLLHGVPLGENNVRVSVIRAIKGDALVPIPVRDEILTVDDAVGSCVAWPKDLVVTHGAKDVTATTETKKPKRGYGRKKPIQRIQDNEDLDNLPPNMPMALIDLCNWANTFLKEGKTVNTVFQADLFGHPKKAYICRADVYATAHKKEVSNGALFFYMIYLNKVLKQNKMEDMMRFVDSDKVSAIGSGTPTARSRDLSVMYKNGKPGQIYLIPYNTGQHWTLTIVNPELETARYMDPLKRRLDGSEWPAIVTDSIKMYKGLLKKQPGKKKASPWKPLLGAPIQRYDVSCGYYVMRYMKEILEDDNIDLDKKWGTRAGLTYTAEEIDVIRGEWAEHVL; encoded by the exons ATGGCGACGAAAATAAATGCTGAGCTCAGCTCGGTCAAGAAGAGATTGAATTTAGATGCTGAGAAGTTCGTGGAGGATGCGATTGACCCCCATGAAGTACCTGACCCTAAGCAGAATGAAGAAACAGCAATGGACTTGGATGAGGTTACAGACTTTGCTCCAAAGGCTGCAAATTATATTACTCTG GATTTGACTTGTGGTGAAAATGAGTGTCGACTGGCAGTAGATACAGTGGAAAATATAGTTGCCATTGCAAAAGTCATTGATGTCGGTGGTGAGTCAAGCAATCAGCTACTACATGGTGTGCCATTGGGCGAAAACAACGTGCGCGTTTCAGTTATACGGGCTATTAAAGGTGATGCCCTGGTACCGATTCCAGTGAGGGATGAGATTTTAACCGTGGACGATGCGGTTGGGAGCTGTGTTGCCTGGCCTAAGGACCTGGTTGTTACACATGGAGCAAAGGATGTTACTGCAACAACTGAAACAAAA AAACCAAAACGTGGTTATGGCAGGAAGAAACCAATTCAACGCATTCAGGACAATGAAGATCTGGATAATTTGCCCCCGAATATGCCGATGGCATTAATTGACTTATGCAATTGGGCAAACACTTTTCTTAAGGAAGGGAAGACAGTGAACACTGTGTTTCAAGCAGATCTTTTTGGACATCCAAAGAAAGCATATATATGCAGAGCTGATGTTTACGCCACAGCCCACAAAAAAGAAGTATCGAACGGTGCTCTTTTCTTCTACATGAT CTACTTGAATAAAGTATTAAAGCAGAACAAGATGGAGGATATGATGCGGTTTGTCGACTCTGATAAAGTCAGTGCAATTGGAAGTGGAACTCCCACAGCGAGGTCTCGTGATCTGTCTGTTATGTACAAGAATGGGAAGCCTGGGCAGATCTATTTGATTCCATATAACACAGG TCAACACTGGACCTTGACGATTGTGAACCCGGAATTGGAAACCGCACGCTATATGGATCCACTGAAAAGGCGCCTGGATGGAAGTGAATGGCCTGCTATTGTCACTGA CTCCATAAAAATGTACAAAGGCCTACTGAAGAAGCAGCCTGGAAAGAAGAAAGCATCTCCTTGGAAGCCTCTACTT GGTGCTCCGATACAAAGATATGATGTGAGTTGTGGATATTACGTCATGCGCTACATGAAGGAAATTTTGGAGGACGACAACATTGACCTTGATAAAAAG TGGGGAACTAGGGCTGGTCTGACTTACACAGCTGAGGAAATTGATGTGATTCGAGGAGAGTGGGCAGAGCATGTGCTATAG
- the LOC101300469 gene encoding uncharacterized protein LOC101300469 produces MTNYKNWDCHGEAAAMEGDSGGESDSVDKQEDIEGEENKGEEDEDEEMSCDSDEFLRLVEDGDKALYPGCTKSTKLNALVEMFNLKAKHGMTDVCISDWLMLFESFLPDGNEVPCNIGEAKKTLGLLGMGYEKIHACPNDCIQYRGDHHEAEVCPTCTTSRYKIRKNGVVRDGVAVKVLWYFPIIPRFKRMFQSPRTAKSLTWHGDRNKDGMMRHPADSPTWKLVDTQWLEFGKEPKNLRLAISSNGFNPYAALSSKYSCWSVILVTYNLPPWLCMKRKFMMLSLLISEPKQPGKDIDVYLQPLIDDLKLLWQGVEEVYDFVREETFTLKAVLLWTINDFPAYGNLSGSVTKGYNACPICVDETKPIRLKHCKKMVFLKNRRFLRRNHPYRKQAATFDNTIENEVAPEPLSGEEVLARVEGLPREFGKTQKPAKRGDQPRPCWKKKSVFFELEYWKYIPVRHILDVMHIEKNCCDAIIGTLLNIPGKTKDGAACRLDMVDIGHQN; encoded by the coding sequence ATGACCAATTACAAAAATTGGGACTGTCATGGTGAAGCTGCTGCCATGGAGGGCGATAGTGGCGGAGAGTCTGATTCAGTAGATAAGCAGGAGGATATAGAGGGTGAAGAAAATAAGGGTGAAGAAGATGAGGATGAGGAGATGTCTTGTGACTCAGATGAGTTCCTTAGGCTGGTAGAAGATGGAGATAAAGCTTTGTACCCTGGGTGTACAAAGTCGACAAAATTGAACGCTCTTGTAGAAATGTTCAATTTGAAAGCAAAGCACGGAATGACTGATGTTTGTATTTCTGACTGGCTAATGTTGTTTGAGTCCTTCCTTCCCGATGGGAATGAAGTACCTTGCAATATAGGTGAGGCAAAGAAAACACTAGGTTTATTGGGGATGGGGTATGAAAAAATTCATGCATGTCCAAATGATTGTATTCAATATAGAGGGGACCATCATGAAGCTGAAGTATGTCCAACATGTACCACTTCGCGGTATAAGATTAGAAAGAACGGAGTTGTGAGGGATGGGGTTGCTGTAAAGGTTTTGTGGTACTTCCCTATAATACCGAGATTTAAAAGGATGTTCCAATCTCCAAGGACAGCTAAGTCCTTGACTTGGCATGGCGATAGGAATAAAGATGGCATGATGCGGCATCCAGCTGATTCACCGACTTGGAAATTGGTTGACACACAGTGGCTAGAATTTGGGAAAGAACCTAAGAACCTTCGATTAGCCATTTCGTCTAATGGATTTAATCCTTACGCTGCTTTAAGCAGCAAATACTCTTGTTGGTCAGTTATTCTGGTCACATATAACCTTCCTCCTTGGTTATGCATGAAGAGGAAGTTCATGATGTTGTCCTTGTTGATATCTGAACCGAAACAGCCCGGGAAAGATATCGATGTCTATCTACAACCGTTAATAGACGATTTGAAGTTATTGTGGCAGGGGGTTGAAGAAGTGTATGACTTTGTGAGAGAAGAGACCTTTACATTGAAGGCAGTCTTACTTTGGACTATAAATGACTTTCCTGCGTATGGGAACCTTTCGGGTAGTGTCACCAAAGGATATAATGCTTGTCCTATCTGTGTTGATGAAACCAAACCCATTAGGCTGAAACATTGTAAGAAAATGGTGTTTTTGAAGAATCGCCGATTCTTGCGTAGAAATCATCCATACCGAAAGCAGGCTGCAACATTTGACAACACGATTGAGAATGAAGTCGCCCCTGAACCATTAAGTGGAGAAGAGGTTCTGGCAAGGGTTGAAGGACTGCCTCGTGAGTTTGGAAAAACTCAAAAGCCTGCCAAGCGAGGTGATCAACCCAGACCTTGCTGGAAAAAAAAAAGCGTGTTCTTTGAACTTGAATACTGGAAATATATTCCAGTACGCCATATTCTTGATGTGATGCACATTGAGAAGAATTGTTGCGATGCCATAATTGGGACCCTCTTGAATATTCCTGGCAAGACAAAGGATGGAGCTGCTTGCCGTTTGGACATGGTCGATATAGGGCATCAAAACTGA